GGCAGCGGCCGGAAGTATTGGCCGTGGTACTTTTTGGCTCCTTTGCGGGGAATTGGTTTGGAGTGGGCAGCGACGTGGACATCTTGATCATTCTTGAGGACAGCCCGTTACCATTCCTGCACCGCCTCCCGTTATATCAACCGGCAAGTTTTCCGTTGGATGTTGATGTCTTTCCATATACCTGGAAGGAAGTCCAAGCCGGACAAGCAGTTGCCAGAGAGGCACTGAGCACCGGCCGCGTCTTGTGGCAGCGGGAAGGCGTGGATCTGACCTCCAGCTTTGAACCGGCATGGAATGGCGAAGGACAAAGACCGTCACCCCGCAGCCGATGAGTCTAGCCTTTTCCGGCCCGGCTTTTCTGAGGCTCATTAGTTCATTGACCCAAAGGAGGTGATGAAATGCCGTCTTTTACCGGTCATCCCCTGGTGGATGTGGTGGATGTGGGCCTTGCCACGATTACGGCCTTTGCTGGCAAGACGAGACCCGAGGATCTGAGCGAACAAGACTATGACGCCATAGCAGACTACATGGCCCAGAACTACGTGGTAAATCCACTGAAGTCGTTTCTGACCGTGGCTTTTCCCAACAGCGGGTTTACTCAGCCAGCCTTTGAGAAGACTCCTGAAAGGCGGGAAGCCT
The DNA window shown above is from Deltaproteobacteria bacterium and carries:
- a CDS encoding nucleotidyltransferase domain-containing protein, with product MPSAIRKKSYGSVTIYSVDKELVTQALNGFVAACRQRPEVLAVVLFGSFAGNWFGVGSDVDILIILEDSPLPFLHRLPLYQPASFPLDVDVFPYTWKEVQAGQAVAREALSTGRVLWQREGVDLTSSFEPAWNGEGQRPSPRSR